The following nucleotide sequence is from Paroedura picta isolate Pp20150507F chromosome 1, Ppicta_v3.0, whole genome shotgun sequence.
ttggccacccctgctatagacaatGCCGGCAAAgtattgtgctttccagggagatgtgatggggCCCATTGTGCTCTCCCTAGCTGTGGCAGAGTGGATTAAAGATGTGGACATTAGCATTTAGAAGGACAATCTTATCGGCATACCTGTAGTATGTACTtggttatatattttatatcacaatatgcttcctgtgtgtcacTCTGCCATGCCATAAATAAAGTCATGCGGTGTTGTACAGAAGAAGTCACGCTATGTTTCCCAGCCCTCCAAATAGGAGCAAAGCAGCCTCAAAACTCATGGCATGAGTGCTTAGCGTGAAATCCAGGAAACTCGTTCCTGCTTGTCTGTCTGCTATcctgtaactcaggggtagtcaacctgtggtcctccagatgttcatggactccaattcccatgagcccctgccagcgaatgctggcaggggctcatgggaattggagtccatgaacatctgggggactacaggttgactacccctgctgtagctgaAATGGATTTGGTCGAATGGCAGGAGACGAAGGTTTTCAGGCCGTGACGTGTCTCCTTTCCTCCCCGCAGGCTTGTCCTCGTTCCTCCAGAGTGTTGCCAGCAACACCGCCCAGCCGAGCGAGATGGCGTCTCAGAGCACCGCTGCGTCTCCTGCCACCACGCCAGCCCCTTGCGTGAAAGGGAGGAATGTCTCTTCCAGTGCGCAGTCTTTTGTGCCGCAGGGTTTTGCTTACTcccccaactcctcttcttccgaGGTTTCTTCCACATCCGTCAACAAGGCTCCTCCCGGGCCTAGCGCAGGGCTCTCCGGTTCCAGTTTTAAGCCCCCTGCCAACTCCTTGGGTTTTGCCAGCTCCCAGGCTGGCAGTCCTTCCCTCCGGCCGGCGGAGAACCCGCTGAGCCAGTCTTCCGAAATTTCGGAGACGAAAGTGGAGTCCGAGCCCCCTTCCCCTAGCCTGGAAATGAAGATCCACAATTTCCTCAAGGGGAACCCTGGCTTCAGCGGCTTAAACCTGAACATCCCGATCTTAAGCAGCCTGGGCTCCACCGCGCCCCCCGAGAGCCATTCCTCGTCCTCGGATTTCAGCCGGGGGCCCACGAGCACCTCGATGGACAGCATAGACGGCACTCCCGTCCGCGACGAGCGGAGTGGGACGCCCACCCAAGACGAGATGATGGACAAGCCCTCGTCCAGCAACGTCGACACGCTGTCCCTGCTCTCCAAGATCATCAGTCCCGGCTCTTCCACTCCGAGCAGCACGAGGTCCCCTCTTCAGAGCAGAGAAGACAGCTATCCGCAGGAGCTCTCTAATTCCGTGTACAGGTCTTTTGGGATGAGTAGGGACTCTCCAGCCGGCCTGTACAAGCCGTCTTCGGATAGTATGGAATTGCCTTCCTCCTTGATGGACTCTCCCCAGGAGAAGTTCTACCCCGACACTTCCTTCCAGGAGGACGAAGACTACCGTGACTTCGATTACTCTGGCCCTCCGCCCTCTGCCTTGGTCAACCTGGAGAAGCAGCCAGGAAAATCGATCCTGAAAGCTGGCAAAGTTGCTGATTCGGCGGAGTACCAGCCAGTTCTGCCTGGGTACGGCCAAAGGACCTCTGGATTTGGCATGAAATCCTCTTTCCCCCAGTCTGTGAGATCTCTCCATGACCAGAGCGAAAGCTGTGACCCGCTGTCCTCCCCTGGAATGTACGGGAGTTACAATTTACGGGGGAACGACTCCGGTTCGGATGCATCTCCGACTCCAAGCAAGAACGATGCCTTTTTCAGCCCGGACTCCAATCACAACAGCTTGTCCAAACCGATGCCGCACTCCGGCCTGTCCCAGAAACAGTACCCGGATTCTCCTCATCTGGTCCCGCACAGGTCGTCGCTGTTCTCTCCCCAGAACGCGCTCCTGACCCCGGCGAGCAGGCCCCCTTCTTCCAGCGCAGAGAAACCCGGCGCGTCTTCCATCTCGGCCACCTCAACCATCGAGTTCAAGAACATGCTCAAGAATGCCTCCCGGAAGCCCTCTGACGATAGCAAGCATTTCGGCCAGGTCCTGAAGGGGGGCTCTAGCGAGGGGCCCGGCCTCAGCCAGGCGGGCGTCTCTGCCgggggggagcagcagcagcagcagcagcaagaagagcACTACCGGATCGAGACCAGGGTCTCTTCCTCCTGTCTGGATCTGCCCGACAGCACGGAGGAGAAAGGAGCACCCATCGAAACCTTAGGCTACCATAACGCGTCCAGCAGGGGGATGCCCGGGGAGCCCATTCAGACCGTGGAGTCCATCCGAGTCCTCGGGAAAGGGAGCAGAGGCCACGGCCGGGAAGCGGGCAGGGCGGGGTGGTTTGACATGAGCGGCACCGGGAGCTCCTTCGACAACGGGCCGTCGAGCGCGACGGAGATGCCCGCCCTGGGCCCTGGCGGCAGCGTGTCCGGCTTCCAGAGCCAGTACAAGGACCGCGGGCCGCCCTTCCAGGAGAGCGTCAACAGCTTCAGAACAAGCGGCTTCGGCACTTCCTTCGACCGCCACGTCCCGCCGCCCCTCGGGCCGCCCCCCCTGGAGCACGGGGCTTCCTTCCCAAGGGACCAGATGGGGCCGCCCCCCGCGGGGCCTCCGTCTCTCCCGCCCCCCAAGGATCTCAGCAGCCTCTTCCCTCGGGATCACTCGGTCCCTCCTCCGCGCATGCCGTCAGTGGATCACACTAGCCCTTTCTCGAAAGAACCGCCCTCCCCCCTGTCCTTGCCCCACGGagttcctcctcccccacctccttccctGGAGCGCGGGGGAgtccccttccccagccagccgccccctcctctcccggtggAGCACCCCAGCGGCCCTTTCTCCACCCCTCCGCCACCTCCTGGGGATCTCGGTCTCCCgtttcctgctcctcccctcgCTGCCGACCGCGGGGTCCCGTTTGCCAAGGATCCGGGGGCCGTTCTTCAAGGGACCCTGAAAGAGCCTTTTAACATGCAGCCCGGAGCCGCCCGGGACCAAGGCGCCCAGCCTCAGCGCGACCACGGCGGTCAGTCCCTTGGTCGAGCTCGAGAGAGCGTGGTCGGCCTGTCCGCCCTCTCAAGAGATTCTCTGGGGCCGGCCCTTAATGTCGCGTCCTCTGTCCTGTCGCACAGGGACACCACAAACAGAGGTGGGCTGGGGGTCAGGAGCCAGCGGCCAGACTTCAGGCCCAGGGAGGCGTTCTTCAGCAGCTTAAAGAGGCCTCGGCCCCCGTTTGCCAGGGGCCCGCCGTTCTTTGCGCCCAAGcggcccttcttccctcccaggtACTGAAGGAAGGCGGTCCGGAACTTTCTAGCCAGCAGTGGAAGTTGTGCTTTCCCTTTCATTTCAGTTTCTCCTCCCCTAAAGAGCCCCACAACTTTTTTGGTTCTGAATTAAGGTATGTTCTGTGCTGCAACATATATATacctatataaatatatatatatatatcgttCTGTTGGTTTCTTGGGGAGGGGTTAGTTGTTGGTCTAAAACCTAGGGAGTGCTGCAAAATAATTTAAGAACTACTCTTTAAATTGttatgaaataattaaaaaagaaaccttttGGTAGCTACGAATAATTAATCaaccctgggattttttttaaagtcaattcCCCAGACTAAACCTCCCCTAGGAGAGAgttgggagccgggggggggggggatcctgcccAGGCAGGTGAAGATCTAAAGAATTCAGAGCCCTCCGTCACTCGTCCTGAGTCTGCCCTCTTGTCCCCCAttgctcctgctccccccccccacccctcagtggcttgtgcttctctctctccttggtCTTCTTAGGCTCCCGCGGGGAGTGCCTCCGGGCTGGACTCCGCCACTGGAACAGAAAGGGAGAGGAGCGTCCATCTTTGCATGCTAATCCTTCCTTTCTTGCAGCCCTATTCGGTTCTTAACATTCTCCTGTGTTTCTGGGCTTGCTTAGAGTGACATGACCTCGACATGGGCAGACCGGCTGTCTGACCAGCCagtcgctggggggggggggcaggggggcctctgttcctgcccccttgGCCCGCACTTGCTTGCGTACGGCTGGTTGAGGcccgtggggggtggggagtataGACGAGGGTGGCTTGGCCAATTGCTTTGTTCTCCTCTGTACATATTTCCTCCCCAATTCTAGCCCTGGTGCTCGTTTCTGTCCGTCTGCCAAGATGGGCCCCTGCCAATCGTACATCCAGACAGAACCCCTCAAGGAGCTTGCTTTTGCTGGCTGTTCTTTGTAGAGGTCTCTCCCCAAGACGTGTTGGGAGGAGCACCCCTTGGTCTTGGCCTTCCAGATGTGCGCGTAGATAGCGGGTTGAGTGCTTGCGCTTGTGTCTTAGCTGAGCCCGTTTGCATCTCCCAAGAGGCCCCAACCGCGGAGCTAGGTGTGGTGTCTCTTCGCTGCGTGGAACTGGCCCCAGCGTGCGCCTTCTCTGCTGCTTGTCTTGATCCTGCGGGTTAAGAAGGCAAGGGCACCAGCAGAGTCTCCTCTTCTTTGTACAAGGCTGCAGGCAGAGACGGCTTCTGTGTGAAAACGAGTTTGGgtcattttttttccctttctttaaatTGCAATCTTTTAGGCAACTGGGAAGTTGCATTCTGTTTGGCCACTTATGTGCTTGGAAGAGTAATGCCCCTTAGATTGTGCATGTGCCCACCCACGTGCCCATTTCTTCCTTTTATGTTTAGTACAGACAACGTTGTTTGTATTTACTAAAATTATTTCCTATGTCCCGGGCTTACCTACGTGTCTTAATTAACCTCTTCCCGGACTTCCAGGAGCTGCCATGTTAGACCACCAAGTCGTGAGTGTGTTGAGGGGGTGTTCCATGCACATGCAGGAGAACACCTTGGCTTTGGGTCCGTTTTGTGGGGCATCGTCCCCTTATTAATGGTTCCAGCTGGGGTCGAAGTGAGCAGAGGATCTGCTGGGCCGCAGACAGTCAAATGCAACAAAAGGCCTGGCTGTGGGGCAGATGGGAAGCTCCCAGTGGGGTGCCCCAAGTGAGAAttgccttttccttttttttcctccctACTTCAGAACACAAAAGAGTTTGGGTTCCTttgtcccctttccccccccaaaatgtgaattttattttattttaaatcttgcTTCTCCCGGTCTCTTAGTGGGCAGTCTGAGtaacttgcaggggggggggggggaatgaaactgCCTGAGGTCTGGGGCTCCAGAAATTGCATTGCAATAGGAAACGGCTGCTTAGCAACAAGAGGGGCTCCCTTTCGCAGGAGAAAGGCCTGATGAGAAACCTTCCTTGCGGAGAAGGCAGCATCTCTTTTAATGGTGAATCTCCccgtctctctctttttcttaaaTCCCAgattgtgtgcttttactttaaAACGCTGATAACCGCGGATGGAGACAAATGTACatatgtgtaaaaaaaaagaaagaaaaaaaggttaTTCGACAGGAAGactctcttctccttttcctttttttttttttttaaacgtcttGGGTTTTTCCTTCCCTTGGCTTTGCTGTTACTTTTTGTATTTCacctgagaaggaaaaaaaaaaaaataaacacgtATTTTTTAAGGAAAGCACTATTGTCTCTCATGAAAGGACAGAGTTTCCTAAGAGGGAAGGAAGTGACAGTTCGCTTCTTGGCTGTTCTGAGACCCTCCCGGGCATGGCTAGAAAGGATCCCACAGAGAACAGAGCAGGCGGGGCTAGCCAGACTGATCCTAGGACATCTTCCGGAGCAGCTTAGGGGATAAGTTAGCTCAGGGattgggcaaactgcggccctccagatgtccatggactacaattcccatgagcccctgccagctggcaggggctcatgggaattgtggtccatggacatctggagggccgcagtttgcccacccctgggttaGCTGAttgcagggtgggagggaaaacGCAGGCACAGGGTGGCCCGGCTCCCAGCACAAAGCGAGCGGCAACGGTTCCgaggttgggggggtggggagatgacaTCTGGGGGACGGGTGTTTTGAAAATACTGTAAATAATTGGTGTGTGCttttcatctctctctttttttttttttttttttggtgcctgTTCAAATGCTCTCCGTTGGGTCTTTGTTAGCTTGATATTCTTTCTCACGTGTTtcggggggggaggagagaaaaacgAGAGATGCTCGGGGGTGAAGATGCAGCGAAAGCCGTTCCCTGAACCGAATGCGTCCCTGTAATAAAATCACTAGTTCGACTGTTTGCATGTTCTCCTTGTGAATAAGTCCTCTCTTGAGTGTGCAATAGGTATGAGGACGCATCCGAAGAGCAGAGCCAGATGTCGGGCTCCGACTCCTTGGGGGCACCCGGCTGCTGAAGGGCAGGGCGGCGGATGCTCGATTCGTGACCCCAGCAGCCGAGACCAGCCCTCCCCTGCGAGATGTGCCGGGGAAGCTTGACTGTTCCTCCCGGCAAGACACACATCTGTTCGTGGGGGAAGCGGTCTAGAAAGCCCCCTGAGTGAAACGGAAGCCGTGGATATTTGAGAGCTCCTCCTGACCGcgac
It contains:
- the RPRD2 gene encoding regulation of nuclear pre-mRNA domain-containing protein 2 is translated as MAAGGGGSGGGSGGKASSSSSSSSSSSSSASSSGAGALLEATLERKLQALTNTMESIQGLSAWCLDHKRHHAAIVHLWVKAMRRAGFPHRLNLFYLANDVIQNCKRKNAIVFRDTFAEVLPEAAALVKDPSVAKSIERIFKIWEDRNVYPEETISLLKEALSSTFKIQKQQKETQSKQPTKSWKKSQTSVNPKAALKSKIVAEFRPQSLVDELLLYKHSEEQIELKEKQLATMRVDVCSTETLKCLKDKTGGKKFSKEFEEASAKLEEFVNSLDKQVKNGPSLTEVLENAGIFYEAQYKEVKVVANAYKTFANRVNNLKKKLDQLKATLPDPEESPVPSPSMDAPSPTGSESPFQGMGEEDNSPSPQVERKKSPSPEPATDNRDVEDMELSDVEEDSPKIIVEERKEKAAASVPAAPKGTDSALKVSPAAATPAVAGVAAGVAAAATAAGATTPAPAPVTPPTPKPANPAPLPPSPALALPSLANVDLAKISSILSSLTSVMKNTGVSPASRPSPGTPTSPTTLTGGLKAPAVGTPSAPPNPLANIFSKVEITPESILSVLSKTQTQATPTLQGLSSFLQSVASNTAQPSEMASQSTAASPATTPAPCVKGRNVSSSAQSFVPQGFAYSPNSSSSEVSSTSVNKAPPGPSAGLSGSSFKPPANSLGFASSQAGSPSLRPAENPLSQSSEISETKVESEPPSPSLEMKIHNFLKGNPGFSGLNLNIPILSSLGSTAPPESHSSSSDFSRGPTSTSMDSIDGTPVRDERSGTPTQDEMMDKPSSSNVDTLSLLSKIISPGSSTPSSTRSPLQSREDSYPQELSNSVYRSFGMSRDSPAGLYKPSSDSMELPSSLMDSPQEKFYPDTSFQEDEDYRDFDYSGPPPSALVNLEKQPGKSILKAGKVADSAEYQPVLPGYGQRTSGFGMKSSFPQSVRSLHDQSESCDPLSSPGMYGSYNLRGNDSGSDASPTPSKNDAFFSPDSNHNSLSKPMPHSGLSQKQYPDSPHLVPHRSSLFSPQNALLTPASRPPSSSAEKPGASSISATSTIEFKNMLKNASRKPSDDSKHFGQVLKGGSSEGPGLSQAGVSAGGEQQQQQQQEEHYRIETRVSSSCLDLPDSTEEKGAPIETLGYHNASSRGMPGEPIQTVESIRVLGKGSRGHGREAGRAGWFDMSGTGSSFDNGPSSATEMPALGPGGSVSGFQSQYKDRGPPFQESVNSFRTSGFGTSFDRHVPPPLGPPPLEHGASFPRDQMGPPPAGPPSLPPPKDLSSLFPRDHSVPPPRMPSVDHTSPFSKEPPSPLSLPHGVPPPPPPSLERGGVPFPSQPPPPLPVEHPSGPFSTPPPPPGDLGLPFPAPPLAADRGVPFAKDPGAVLQGTLKEPFNMQPGAARDQGAQPQRDHGGQSLGRARESVVGLSALSRDSLGPALNVASSVLSHRDTTNRGGLGVRSQRPDFRPREAFFSSLKRPRPPFARGPPFFAPKRPFFPPRY